Proteins encoded together in one bacterium window:
- a CDS encoding GNAT family N-acetyltransferase gives MNEKLLSLRLFFKKYIFALVAVGGILIAAGSYTAYIATKKIPPTFQILTEIPEELKGSIVTIKKLKEEHFLDYHNMFSNIVRENMEFPKNITLSYTIMYLKSELKKMNANKMIIYVVYDNQDNKLIGSVAIREKNDSDPGQCSCWINEHYWGGGRIQEALRLITNAWFAVKPYDSFYAQVRLWNKRSYHALLKAGFVDTQTYFYEPSGEKGRHILEMHRKTIFQ, from the coding sequence ATGAATGAAAAATTGTTGTCACTACGATTATTTTTCAAAAAATATATATTTGCCTTAGTTGCTGTTGGCGGCATACTCATTGCCGCAGGTAGCTATACCGCTTACATAGCAACAAAAAAAATACCTCCGACCTTTCAAATATTGACAGAAATCCCTGAAGAACTCAAAGGCTCGATTGTCACTATCAAAAAACTAAAAGAAGAGCATTTTCTTGATTATCACAATATGTTTTCAAACATCGTTCGTGAAAACATGGAATTTCCAAAAAACATCACGCTCTCATACACTATCATGTATCTCAAGAGCGAACTCAAGAAAATGAACGCCAATAAAATGATTATTTACGTTGTCTATGACAATCAAGATAACAAACTCATTGGCTCTGTTGCCATTCGCGAAAAAAATGATTCAGACCCTGGTCAATGCAGCTGCTGGATTAATGAACATTATTGGGGTGGTGGCCGCATTCAAGAAGCACTGCGCCTCATAACCAATGCATGGTTTGCCGTCAAGCCGTACGACAGTTTCTACGCTCAAGTACGCCTGTGGAACAAGCGCAGTTATCATGCGTTGCTTAAAGCAGGATTTGTTGATACACAAACCTATTTCTATGAACCTTCGGGCGAAAAAGGCCGTCATATTTTGGAAATGCACCGAAAAACAATATTTCAGTAA
- a CDS encoding metal-dependent hydrolase, producing the protein MPGYRAHLSAGLIMWLAIWYLTVALLYQPTWLDLSCGLLLSLIGSIFPDIDIRSKMQRLFYLASILIIPVALLSQAWQFFFCFAAFAFLVAIIRHRTITHQSWFLVLMPGFFSLYLGYFNQNSFNHIISFYLFFVAGALSHVFLDKSITKIKRITKRPRRY; encoded by the coding sequence ATGCCCGGTTATAGAGCTCACTTGTCGGCCGGCCTGATAATGTGGCTTGCAATCTGGTACCTCACGGTAGCCCTGCTCTACCAACCAACGTGGCTCGATCTCTCATGCGGTCTCTTACTCAGCCTAATAGGCTCAATTTTCCCTGATATCGATATCCGCAGCAAGATGCAGCGCTTGTTTTATCTAGCCTCAATTCTTATTATTCCAGTAGCTCTTTTAAGCCAGGCTTGGCAATTTTTCTTTTGCTTTGCCGCTTTTGCCTTCTTGGTTGCCATCATTCGCCACCGCACCATTACCCACCAAAGCTGGTTTTTGGTGCTTATGCCAGGTTTTTTCTCATTATATCTTGGCTACTTTAACCAAAATTCTTTCAATCATATTATCTCATTTTATCTCTTTTTTGTTGCTGGCGCGCTCAGCCATGTGTTTCTTGATAAATCAATCACCAAAATCAAGCGCATCACCAAACGCCCTAGAAGGTATTGA
- a CDS encoding type I glyceraldehyde-3-phosphate dehydrogenase: MSINLAINGFGRIGRTFLRTIMQDAQARLKLNVVTINVGPTPPINLDLLFQYDSIMGTYNGTVTFHDNQLIIDGHAITVVSESNPEALPWKKLNIDWVIESSGHFTNREQAQRHPLPQQGKILITAPSADADITIIPGVNDQAYNVAQHRLVSLGSCTTNCFAPLVKVIKENVTLLQGMMTTAHAYTANQNVLDNQHKDPRRARSAASNMIPAATGAQKVIAKIFPDLEGKVLATGLRIPLPIVSLVDFTFVTQEKLTIEAINELFKSAATSSLKNILAYNEKQLVSSDFIGNTHSAIFDSPLTQSIGTMHKIFAWYDNEFGYSSRLKDFLLHNS, translated from the coding sequence ATGTCAATTAACCTTGCGATTAATGGGTTCGGCCGAATTGGCCGAACCTTTTTGCGTACTATCATGCAAGACGCTCAAGCACGTTTGAAACTCAACGTAGTCACTATCAATGTTGGCCCCACCCCACCAATCAACCTTGATCTACTTTTTCAATACGACTCAATTATGGGCACATATAACGGCACCGTAACCTTCCACGACAACCAGCTTATAATCGATGGCCATGCCATCACGGTTGTCAGCGAAAGCAACCCAGAAGCATTGCCCTGGAAAAAATTGAACATTGACTGGGTTATAGAATCTTCAGGACATTTCACAAACCGCGAACAAGCACAACGCCATCCGCTGCCCCAGCAAGGCAAAATTTTAATTACCGCCCCATCAGCTGATGCTGATATCACGATCATTCCCGGCGTTAATGATCAAGCTTATAATGTCGCGCAACATCGTCTGGTGTCTTTGGGCAGCTGTACCACCAACTGCTTTGCGCCGCTAGTAAAAGTCATTAAAGAAAACGTAACCTTATTGCAAGGCATGATGACCACCGCTCATGCCTACACCGCCAATCAAAATGTTCTTGATAATCAACACAAAGATCCACGTCGCGCACGATCAGCAGCAAGCAATATGATTCCAGCTGCAACAGGCGCACAAAAAGTAATTGCCAAAATTTTCCCAGATCTTGAAGGTAAAGTTTTGGCAACAGGACTGCGGATACCACTGCCAATTGTTTCATTAGTTGATTTTACCTTTGTTACTCAAGAAAAATTAACAATAGAGGCTATAAATGAACTCTTCAAATCAGCCGCAACTAGTTCGTTGAAAAACATTCTTGCTTATAACGAAAAACAACTCGTTTCATCAGATTTTATTGGCAACACTCACTCAGCAATTTTTGACAGCCCATTAACACAAAGTATCGGTACCATGCACAAAATCTTTGCCTGGTATGACAATGAATTTGGTTATTCCTCACGATTGAAAGACTTTTTACTTCACAACTCGTAA
- the dnaE gene encoding DNA polymerase III subunit alpha — protein MSSNHLTHLHIHTEYSLLDGAIHLKDLVKLAKEQEWKAIGISDHGNIFGAVKFFQLAQKEKVKPILGIEMYFTPDVAIKNAKEKYFHLILIVQNKVGYKNLCKLISYAYQEGFYFKPRIDYAILAKHSEGLIASTACLGGHIPTLLQEDRHDEAVQRIHQFQEIFGPNRFFFELQPTDQAKQITLNNLLFDYSARYNVPCIATSDAHYLRKEDHQAHETLLSVQTKDVISNPNRFSFGDCRTYVRSTSEMLEIFKGHEDAVWNTGKIADSCDFDFEWGKLFFPQSPVPKDYTQESYFEYSCREGLVELKQKGLIPKEQYPVYDSRLEEEINLIMKMGFIGYFLVVSDFIKWAKEQKIPVGPGRGSAAGSLVAWAMKITNVDPLKYNLLFERFLNPERVSMPDIDIDFCIEGREAVINHVKEKYGHDCVCQIITFGTMMAKSVIKDVARVMEFPFQDANALTDLIPNQLNITLTQAFELEPRLKEMVDSDPKIKHLFDICFKLEGLTRHASKHAAGIVISPEPLDEVLPLYIPSKSTDLVAQYAMTELESIGFLKMDFLGLKNLTVIDRTLHVIKKNYGIEIDLDTLALDDKAVFELISRGQTNAIFQFESDGLKEVLRKLKPSKFEDLIAVNALYRPGPLGAGMVDDFIERRHGRQDVTYMFPELEPILQETYGVIVYQEQVMKISSAIAGYSLGASDILRRAMGKKKADVMAEQRSLFVQGAKENKFDEKKAGELFDLMAYFAGYGFNKSHSTAYALIAYHTAYLKAHYPKEFMAACVSFETSNPDQLTHYLQEISDLGIKTIPPDINRSEMEFTATQDGILFGLQGIKNVGENALKDILAEREKSPFKDMLDMGKRVDLRTVNKRVFESLIYAGALDGLPGNRAQKIAELEKVLARAHELKEQELTGQMDLFGFANDKNKVEEFYGFQPLADFTTKEKLEKEKEVAGFYLSSHPLRSYPIIQWLAITSFKEALQMIESVTSLREPTVVCVGLLQSHRVINTKKGDKMAFANMEDLSDHAEIIIFPKTYTQVEQLLDEHDVFLIKGTIDITSQNKCKIKANVMIPIEMIFEQAQTIQSVTLALPATVDRELLENMQSIIKPGSTPFMIAFNERDTDLLLQSKQQIACTPEILQNIEKHGIKISIAV, from the coding sequence ATGAGCAGCAATCATTTAACCCACTTACATATTCACACCGAGTATTCTTTATTAGACGGCGCTATCCACCTCAAAGACTTAGTTAAACTGGCCAAAGAGCAGGAATGGAAAGCAATCGGCATTTCAGACCACGGCAATATTTTTGGCGCTGTAAAATTTTTCCAACTCGCCCAAAAAGAAAAGGTCAAACCTATTTTGGGTATTGAAATGTACTTTACGCCCGATGTTGCGATTAAAAATGCTAAAGAAAAATACTTCCACTTAATTTTGATTGTGCAAAATAAAGTTGGTTATAAAAATTTATGTAAACTCATTTCGTACGCATACCAAGAAGGTTTTTACTTTAAGCCACGGATCGATTACGCCATTTTGGCAAAGCATTCAGAAGGTCTTATTGCAAGTACTGCCTGCCTTGGTGGCCATATTCCAACGCTGTTACAAGAAGACCGACACGATGAAGCGGTACAACGCATTCACCAGTTTCAAGAAATTTTTGGCCCCAATCGCTTCTTTTTTGAACTACAGCCAACTGACCAAGCAAAACAAATTACTCTTAATAATCTTTTGTTTGATTACAGCGCACGCTACAACGTCCCCTGCATTGCCACCAGCGATGCACATTACTTAAGAAAAGAAGATCATCAAGCACACGAAACATTATTGTCAGTACAAACCAAAGATGTGATTTCAAACCCTAATCGTTTTTCATTTGGTGATTGCCGAACTTACGTTCGCTCAACCAGCGAGATGCTTGAAATTTTTAAAGGCCATGAAGATGCCGTGTGGAATACCGGCAAAATTGCCGATAGCTGCGATTTTGATTTTGAGTGGGGCAAGCTTTTTTTTCCACAATCGCCCGTTCCAAAAGACTACACACAAGAAAGTTATTTTGAATACTCATGCCGCGAAGGCCTGGTAGAACTCAAACAAAAGGGTTTGATTCCTAAAGAACAGTATCCAGTTTACGATAGTCGGCTAGAAGAAGAAATTAACTTGATCATGAAGATGGGCTTTATTGGTTACTTTTTAGTAGTAAGCGATTTTATCAAGTGGGCAAAAGAACAAAAAATCCCAGTTGGACCTGGTCGAGGATCTGCTGCTGGATCACTTGTTGCGTGGGCCATGAAAATTACTAACGTCGATCCTCTCAAATACAACTTACTTTTTGAACGTTTCTTAAATCCTGAACGCGTAAGCATGCCAGATATCGATATCGACTTTTGCATTGAAGGCCGCGAAGCCGTTATCAATCACGTCAAAGAAAAATATGGCCATGATTGCGTTTGCCAAATTATAACGTTTGGTACCATGATGGCCAAAAGCGTTATCAAAGACGTTGCACGCGTAATGGAGTTTCCATTCCAAGATGCTAATGCATTAACCGATCTTATTCCCAATCAGCTTAACATTACGCTGACACAAGCGTTTGAACTTGAACCACGCTTGAAAGAAATGGTTGATTCAGACCCAAAAATTAAGCACCTTTTTGATATTTGTTTCAAACTTGAAGGACTTACGCGCCACGCATCAAAACATGCTGCCGGCATTGTAATTTCACCCGAACCTCTTGATGAAGTGTTGCCACTTTATATCCCTTCAAAATCAACTGACTTAGTTGCACAATATGCTATGACCGAGCTTGAAAGTATCGGCTTTTTGAAGATGGACTTTTTGGGCTTAAAAAACTTAACGGTCATCGATCGAACTTTACACGTTATTAAAAAAAATTATGGCATAGAAATAGATCTAGATACCTTGGCACTTGATGACAAAGCAGTTTTTGAACTCATATCACGCGGTCAAACAAACGCCATATTCCAATTTGAATCTGATGGGTTGAAAGAAGTATTGCGTAAACTTAAGCCATCAAAATTTGAAGATTTAATTGCAGTTAACGCACTGTACCGACCAGGCCCACTGGGTGCGGGGATGGTGGACGACTTTATTGAACGACGTCATGGCCGCCAAGATGTTACCTACATGTTTCCCGAGCTTGAACCAATTTTGCAAGAAACATACGGCGTTATTGTGTATCAAGAACAGGTTATGAAAATATCTTCCGCCATTGCTGGATACTCGCTTGGTGCTTCAGATATTTTGCGTCGCGCAATGGGAAAAAAGAAAGCTGACGTAATGGCCGAACAGCGCTCATTATTTGTGCAGGGCGCCAAAGAAAATAAATTTGATGAAAAAAAAGCGGGTGAACTATTTGACTTAATGGCCTACTTTGCTGGCTATGGTTTTAATAAATCCCACTCAACTGCCTATGCTTTAATTGCCTACCACACGGCGTATCTCAAAGCTCATTATCCAAAAGAATTTATGGCCGCTTGCGTGAGCTTTGAAACGAGTAACCCTGACCAACTCACACACTATTTACAAGAAATTAGCGATTTAGGTATTAAGACAATTCCACCGGATATCAATCGCTCAGAAATGGAATTTACCGCCACTCAAGACGGCATTTTATTTGGCTTGCAGGGCATTAAAAATGTTGGTGAAAACGCCCTCAAAGATATTTTGGCCGAACGAGAAAAATCGCCTTTCAAAGATATGCTGGACATGGGCAAACGTGTTGATTTACGCACCGTCAACAAACGCGTTTTTGAAAGTTTGATTTATGCTGGCGCCCTTGATGGTTTGCCGGGCAACCGGGCACAAAAAATCGCTGAACTTGAAAAAGTTTTAGCGCGTGCACATGAACTTAAAGAACAAGAACTTACCGGCCAGATGGACCTTTTTGGTTTTGCGAATGATAAAAACAAAGTCGAAGAATTTTACGGATTTCAACCATTAGCAGATTTTACGACTAAAGAAAAACTAGAAAAAGAAAAGGAAGTTGCCGGCTTTTATTTGAGCTCGCATCCACTGCGCAGCTATCCAATTATTCAATGGCTTGCAATAACCAGCTTTAAAGAAGCACTACAAATGATCGAATCAGTAACATCGTTGCGGGAACCAACCGTTGTATGCGTTGGTCTTTTGCAAAGTCATCGTGTTATCAATACCAAAAAAGGCGACAAGATGGCCTTTGCAAACATGGAAGATTTATCTGATCATGCAGAGATTATTATTTTTCCAAAAACATATACTCAAGTTGAGCAGCTTCTTGATGAACATGATGTTTTTTTGATTAAAGGAACCATCGATATAACCTCGCAAAACAAATGCAAAATCAAAGCAAATGTCATGATCCCGATCGAAATGATTTTTGAACAAGCACAAACCATACAAAGCGTTACCCTTGCATTGCCGGCCACCGTTGATAGAGAACTCTTAGAAAACATGCAATCCATAATTAAACCAGGCTCCACCCCATTCATGATTGCATTTAACGAACGCGACACGGATCTCTTGTTGCAAAGCAAACAACAAATTGCTTGTACACCAGAAATTTTGCAAAACATTGAGAAGCATGGAATAAAAATTTCTATTGCAGTGTAA
- a CDS encoding DJ-1/PfpI family protein gives MSKRILFVLMPFDFQDVEFTEPYTILTSQGYHVDVAGFKPGSARGSQGYEFTPNVLLSEMTTQDFDSYNAIVIPGGSASTQYLWDNEELQDIVRYFHDYEKIVATICYASIVPVQAGLLQNKDATVYPTDEAKAILEEYNVVFVDQECVVLPEEKIITCQGPQAAQTFGQAIVNLLDE, from the coding sequence ATGAGTAAGCGCATCCTTTTTGTTCTCATGCCTTTTGATTTTCAAGACGTAGAATTTACCGAACCATACACTATTTTAACCTCTCAAGGCTACCATGTAGACGTTGCTGGCTTTAAACCAGGATCTGCTCGTGGTTCCCAAGGCTATGAATTTACCCCAAACGTTTTATTAAGCGAAATGACCACCCAGGATTTTGATTCATACAATGCAATAGTCATTCCTGGCGGTAGCGCTTCCACGCAGTACTTATGGGACAATGAAGAGCTCCAAGACATCGTTCGCTATTTTCATGACTATGAGAAAATTGTCGCAACTATTTGCTATGCCAGCATTGTACCAGTACAAGCAGGCCTCTTGCAAAATAAAGATGCTACCGTCTATCCAACTGACGAGGCAAAAGCTATACTAGAGGAATATAACGTCGTCTTTGTAGACCAAGAATGTGTTGTGCTTCCTGAAGAAAAAATTATTACCTGCCAAGGCCCTCAAGCTGCTCAGACTTTTGGTCAAGCAATTGTGAACCTCTTGGATGAGTAA
- a CDS encoding acyl-CoA carboxylase subunit beta, with protein sequence MINNHALKIWKTKETTALNGSDLKKIEQQVNAGKKTARQRLEILLDSESFQEVDQLAASPFLASKLYTDGVIAGFGMVAGKKVAVYAQDFTIKGGSLGKRHAEKICKVMDMAAKIGCPIIGIIDSGGARIDEGIHALAGYGSIFKRNVHYSGVVPQISLILGPCAGGAAYSPALTDFVFMTEQISQMFITGPQVIKEVLGQTITKEELGGSHVHANLSGVAHVVTKNEAECFEKLKNLLSLLPSNYLDADTGIPYNKTAPSTSIDSLIPTAETSGYDVKTIILALVDNETFFEIHEHFATNIVVGLARLTGKTVGIVANQPLHKAGTIDSDASVKAARFIQFCNNFSIPIISLVDVPGFLPGIQEEHDGIIRHGAKLLYAYANATVPKITVIMRKAFGGAYIVMGSKEMGADFNFAWPSAQIAVLGPQAAIAILHGKTLASHPQEERPALQKVLEATYREEYLHPYIAAENGFIDAIIEPNDTRQTLIKALGIAESKVEQLPKKKNGNIPL encoded by the coding sequence ATGATAAACAACCATGCCCTAAAAATTTGGAAAACAAAAGAAACAACGGCGCTTAACGGTTCAGATTTAAAAAAAATTGAACAACAAGTCAATGCTGGAAAAAAAACGGCACGGCAACGCCTAGAAATACTACTTGATTCAGAAAGTTTTCAAGAAGTTGATCAACTTGCCGCCTCTCCTTTTTTAGCATCAAAATTATATACCGACGGCGTCATTGCCGGCTTTGGCATGGTTGCAGGCAAAAAAGTTGCCGTGTATGCACAAGATTTTACGATCAAGGGCGGCTCTCTGGGCAAACGACATGCTGAAAAAATTTGTAAAGTCATGGACATGGCAGCAAAAATTGGCTGTCCAATTATTGGCATTATTGATTCTGGCGGGGCTCGCATTGACGAAGGCATTCATGCTTTGGCCGGCTATGGCAGTATTTTTAAACGCAACGTTCATTATTCTGGCGTTGTACCACAAATATCGCTCATTCTTGGCCCTTGCGCAGGCGGCGCTGCTTACTCACCCGCCCTCACCGATTTTGTTTTTATGACAGAACAAATCAGCCAAATGTTTATTACCGGCCCTCAGGTTATAAAAGAAGTTTTAGGACAAACGATTACCAAAGAAGAACTAGGCGGCTCTCATGTTCATGCCAACCTTTCTGGTGTTGCTCATGTCGTTACTAAAAATGAAGCTGAGTGTTTTGAAAAACTTAAAAATCTTTTGTCACTCCTGCCCAGCAATTATCTTGATGCCGATACTGGCATACCGTACAACAAAACGGCACCAAGTACATCAATCGACAGCTTAATCCCGACAGCAGAAACGAGTGGCTACGACGTAAAAACAATTATCCTAGCACTGGTTGATAATGAAACATTTTTTGAAATTCACGAACACTTTGCTACCAACATAGTCGTAGGCCTTGCCCGCTTGACTGGCAAAACAGTTGGCATCGTTGCTAATCAACCCCTTCACAAGGCAGGCACTATCGACAGCGATGCTTCTGTTAAGGCTGCTCGCTTCATCCAATTTTGTAATAATTTTTCTATTCCCATCATTTCATTAGTTGATGTCCCTGGCTTCCTACCCGGCATTCAAGAGGAACACGATGGAATCATTCGGCATGGCGCCAAACTTTTATATGCGTATGCCAACGCCACAGTGCCCAAAATAACGGTCATTATGCGCAAAGCTTTTGGCGGCGCTTATATTGTGATGGGCAGCAAGGAAATGGGGGCAGATTTTAACTTTGCCTGGCCAAGTGCGCAGATTGCGGTCCTTGGACCCCAAGCCGCAATTGCAATTTTACACGGCAAAACATTAGCCAGCCACCCACAAGAAGAGCGTCCTGCTCTACAAAAGGTGCTTGAAGCAACCTATCGCGAAGAATATCTCCACCCTTACATTGCCGCAGAAAATGGCTTTATTGACGCTATCATTGAACCAAATGATACCCGTCAAACGTTGATAAAGGCTCTTGGTATTGCCGAAAGCAAAGTAGAGCAGCTACCAAAGAAGAAAAACGGCAATATTCCGCTCTAA
- a CDS encoding ribonuclease HI family protein, with translation MKEQQNSFLSSAQEPTQNVVWTVYIDGAARGNPGPSGAGIYALDHNGKPLIKQGFYIGLKTNNQAEYLALVFALFLVKKEAEKQEVQNLSLLVISDSELLIKQMRGSYKTKNPILVQIRMVIEILSQDITCSFKHVLREQNTMADKLANLGVDHKKKLPAALTALATTHQLPL, from the coding sequence ATGAAAGAGCAACAAAATTCATTTCTATCCTCAGCTCAAGAGCCAACGCAAAACGTCGTATGGACCGTGTATATTGACGGCGCTGCTCGTGGCAACCCTGGCCCTTCAGGCGCCGGCATTTACGCCCTTGATCATAATGGCAAACCTCTTATTAAACAGGGTTTTTACATTGGTCTTAAAACTAATAATCAAGCAGAATATTTAGCACTTGTTTTTGCACTATTTTTAGTTAAAAAAGAAGCAGAAAAACAGGAAGTACAAAATCTTTCGCTGCTGGTCATTTCAGATTCAGAGCTTTTAATAAAACAAATGCGCGGCTCTTACAAAACGAAAAATCCCATTTTAGTTCAAATCAGAATGGTAATTGAAATTCTTTCACAAGACATAACCTGCTCATTTAAACATGTGCTACGTGAGCAAAATACCATGGCAGACAAACTTGCAAACTTGGGTGTAGATCATAAAAAAAAGCTACCGGCCGCTCTGACTGCTCTGGCCACCACTCACCAGTTACCACTTTAA
- the hflX gene encoding GTPase HflX, whose product MARQSTPTDSMRPRILVIGIYAPYNRLKSAEDYYDEFLSLIDTLGLEYEESMFLKLRSVDKNMFFTKGKLQEVNDFCQEHKIEEIVVSEVLTPLQERNLEDFFNCVVYDRTKLILEIFRNAATTSESKVQIQMAEIEFLKTRVFGKGLSLAQQAGYIGGKGPGETLAEVAKQEFGEKIRQAKKKLDTLQRARDTQRKKRLESKIPLVCLIGYTNAGKSSLINCLTKSDVLAEDKLFATLDTTTRDLYLSKDKTVLISDTVGFISELPPKLIEAFKSTLDELKYASLLIQVVDANNPAWPDHLKVVQKILEELGVQDKPMIYAFNKIDKISAEEIEQLKQNIQDFNPHVLINTRSKEGVAELVAFMIAHKFNA is encoded by the coding sequence ATGGCCCGTCAATCAACACCAACCGATAGCATGCGCCCGCGCATTTTAGTTATTGGTATTTATGCTCCTTACAACCGCCTCAAAAGCGCAGAAGATTATTACGATGAATTTTTAAGTCTCATCGACACTCTCGGTTTAGAATATGAAGAAAGCATGTTTTTAAAACTGAGAAGTGTTGATAAAAATATGTTCTTTACCAAAGGCAAACTCCAAGAAGTAAACGACTTTTGTCAAGAACATAAAATTGAAGAAATTGTTGTCTCTGAAGTATTAACCCCTCTTCAAGAACGTAACCTTGAAGACTTTTTCAACTGCGTCGTCTACGACCGTACCAAACTTATTTTGGAAATTTTTAGAAATGCTGCCACCACCTCTGAAAGCAAAGTACAAATTCAAATGGCAGAAATTGAATTTTTAAAAACACGCGTTTTTGGTAAAGGCTTAAGCCTGGCACAACAAGCCGGTTATATCGGCGGCAAAGGCCCTGGTGAAACGCTCGCAGAAGTTGCAAAACAAGAATTTGGCGAAAAAATACGCCAAGCAAAAAAGAAACTTGATACCTTGCAACGAGCTCGAGATACACAACGCAAAAAACGCCTAGAAAGCAAGATTCCACTGGTTTGTTTAATTGGTTACACCAATGCAGGAAAATCAAGCCTCATCAATTGTTTAACTAAAAGTGATGTGTTGGCAGAAGATAAATTGTTTGCAACACTTGATACCACCACACGCGATTTGTATTTAAGCAAAGATAAAACGGTGCTTATCTCAGATACCGTTGGTTTTATAAGCGAGTTGCCACCAAAATTAATTGAAGCGTTTAAATCAACTCTTGATGAACTCAAGTATGCATCGCTGCTCATTCAAGTAGTTGATGCCAACAATCCTGCATGGCCAGACCATTTAAAAGTAGTACAAAAAATTCTTGAAGAACTTGGCGTTCAAGATAAGCCAATGATTTATGCATTTAACAAAATTGATAAGATTTCAGCTGAAGAAATTGAACAACTTAAACAAAATATTCAGGATTTTAATCCACATGTTCTTATCAACACTCGTTCAAAAGAAGGCGTTGCAGAATTGGTAGCTTTTATGATTGCCCATAAATTTAACGCTTAA
- a CDS encoding SpoIID/LytB domain-containing protein, translated as MHTKPKEPQAIETIPSSSPNFEKIPNKPLFIHVLLNELDAQQRSSHTIASSNGFILESPLHNKKALWKKNTKINIIVKENTLYVQCNDGKYRQVLNNNLTITPIDGILHFDSKSYQGTLNVRIDKTQKSLLLINKLSLDDYIYSVLRFESLSYWPLEMQKVQAVASRTYAVYQMLEARSKRSKRLGYDIKNTNFHQVYNGAHDCTHLRKAVEETHNLILTHKNGVALTMFDICCGGIIPSAMKKADVAKPYLYRSNQCTFCAKKSLFKWNEYLCPVEILKQLKANKKTAHKLKPIKEITHMMVHERDKAGIAQTIRIANNEKSVTLSASDLKSSLETKLKSLALDIKLRNNKVILTGRGFGHNLGLCQLGARELVAQGWLFKDILAFYYPTTKLARLLSTAK; from the coding sequence ATGCACACAAAACCAAAGGAACCCCAAGCCATTGAAACCATTCCATCATCCTCGCCTAATTTTGAAAAAATTCCCAACAAACCACTCTTTATCCATGTACTACTCAATGAACTTGATGCACAACAACGCAGCTCGCACACCATTGCTTCAAGTAATGGTTTTATCTTAGAAAGCCCACTCCACAATAAAAAAGCGTTATGGAAGAAAAATACTAAAATTAATATTATCGTCAAAGAAAATACGCTGTACGTACAATGCAATGATGGCAAGTATCGTCAAGTTCTGAACAATAACCTCACCATAACGCCCATAGACGGCATTTTACATTTCGACAGTAAATCATACCAGGGAACACTCAATGTACGCATAGACAAGACACAAAAGTCTCTCTTGCTTATTAATAAGCTTTCGTTAGATGACTATATTTATTCAGTCTTGCGGTTTGAAAGTCTTTCATACTGGCCGCTTGAAATGCAAAAGGTACAAGCTGTTGCTTCGCGAACCTACGCCGTTTACCAAATGTTAGAAGCGCGTTCAAAGCGCAGCAAAAGATTAGGGTATGATATAAAAAATACCAATTTTCATCAAGTTTACAACGGCGCTCACGACTGCACCCATTTACGCAAAGCCGTTGAAGAAACACACAATTTAATACTTACCCACAAAAATGGTGTTGCTTTAACCATGTTTGATATTTGCTGCGGCGGCATTATTCCCAGCGCAATGAAAAAGGCTGACGTGGCAAAACCGTATCTCTACCGAAGCAATCAATGTACGTTCTGTGCCAAAAAGTCACTCTTTAAATGGAATGAATACTTGTGTCCAGTTGAAATTCTTAAACAACTTAAAGCAAATAAAAAAACAGCTCACAAGCTCAAACCTATAAAAGAAATAACTCATATGATGGTTCATGAACGCGATAAAGCAGGCATAGCACAAACCATTAGAATCGCAAATAATGAAAAAAGTGTAACGTTATCAGCCAGTGATCTTAAATCAAGCCTTGAAACAAAACTCAAAAGCTTAGCCCTGGATATCAAGCTACGCAACAACAAAGTCATACTCACCGGTCGCGGCTTTGGTCACAACCTGGGGCTTTGCCAACTGGGCGCCCGCGAGCTCGTAGCCCAAGGATGGCTGTTTAAAGACATTCTGGCGTTTTACTACCCAACGACAAAGCTTGCCCGCCTGCTCTCAACAGCCAAGTAA